The genomic region CTGTTGGGGCGGCCAGAACGAAAATTGCCAATGTGCACGGATTCTTCTATGATTATGAGTAAAGAGTTAAGCAAAACTTTTCCATTGTAAAGCAAATATCTATCATCAAGCCGGATTTCCTGGCATTTTTTACTGTGAGGCATATGTTTTCATGTTAACCAGCATTTTGCAAACCATTGGCAACACTCCCATGCTGCGGCTCGATCTTTCGCGCGATCTACCCGGCACTGTCTGGCTGAAGCTTGAAAACCGCAATCCAGGCGGTTCCATTAAGGATCGCGTGGCCTTTCACCTTGTTGGCGAAGCTCTGGAAGAAGGGCGCGTTGAACCGGGCGGTGTGCTGGTGGAGGCCACCAGTGGGAATATGGGCATTGGTATGGCTCTGGTTGCCTCGGTGCGTGGCTTTCGCTGCATACTGACCATGCCCGAATCCATGAGCGTTGAGCGCCGCAACCTGCTGCGGGCGCTGGGCGCAGAGCTTGTACTCACCCCGGCGGAACAGGGCATGAGCGGCGCAGTGGCGGCTGCAAAGCGAATTGCCGATGAACAGGATGCCTTTGTACTCGGCCAGTTTACCAATCCGCAGGCTGTAGTGGCCCATTACAAGACCACCGGGCCGGAAATTTTCAAGGACAGCGTGGGCAAGATGGACGTGCTGGTCGCGGGCGTTGGCTCCGGCTCGACCATCACGGGCGTCGGGCGGTACCTCAAGGAGCGCATTCCCGGCTTCAGGGTGGTGGCCGTGGAGCCAGCCGCTTCGCCGGTGCTTTCTGGCGGCAAACCCGGCCCCCATCTTATTCAGGGTATTGGCGCAGACTTTGTGCCAGCAATCCTTGATCGCGCGCTGCTGGACGAAATCATCCAGATGGACGGCGAGGAAGCCATAAGAACCGCCCGTCTGCTCATGGAAAACGGCATCATGGCGGGCATATCCACAGGCTCCAACGTGCGCGCGGCCCTTGACCTTGCGACGCGGCCAGAAATGCAGGACAAGAATATCGTTACCTTTGCCTGCGACACGGGCGAACGCTACATGTCAACGCGGTTGTTCCAGGGAATATAAGCTGCTGGCAAGCTGGCTTTGCACCTGATTTATGACGCTATTTTCAATGCCAATGCCCTCAGTTTGATATGTTCCCCGTTTTGTGCGAAACAGAAAAATATGAAAAAAACTGTCTTTTCGGCCTGCATGGCTAAATATTTGCACTCGGCAACCGATAAGAGAGTCAGCGTAAGCTTCGCTCACCGGCTGGCAGCAAACAGGTTCAGGTCTGCCGTCCGACATTAACGGGCCTCAGCCCAACGGAGAGCATTTCCATGGCGCAGACCAACATCCTGCTGGAAACCGGCACCAATGAGCTGGAAATTGTGGAATTTTTCGTCAACCAGGACGGTTACGAAGCCCACTATGGCCTTAACGTGGCCAAGGTGGTTGAAATTGGCCGTCGCCAGCCGGTGACTGCCATGCCGGAAATGCGCCATAAAGCACTTTTGGGCGCGTTTCTGCACCGCAATGGCCGTGTGGTGCCGCTGATTGATATGGCTCAGTTTCTGGGCAGTGGGCCCATTGAAAACGAAGACGCCAAGGTTATCGTCACCGAATTCAACGGCGTATGTACGGGCTTTCTGGTGTCGGGTGTCAACCGCATCTATCGGCTGAGCTGGACGGATGTGGAAGCGCCGGGGCAGTTTTTGCAGAATGTGAGCCGCAGCTCGGTAACGGGCGTGGTGCGGCTGGAAGAGCGCGTGATCTTTTTGCTGGATCTTGAAGCCATCGTAGCCGAACTGCATCCGGCCATGGCCATGCGCTTTGACGCCTCCGACATGCGCCACAGCGGGGAAAAAGTTTACAATATCCTACACGTGGATGATTCAAGCAGTATCCGTAGTCTGCTGCTTGACCTGCTCAATAAGGAAGGCCGCTTCACGGTAACGCAGAAGGTCAACGGGCAGGAAGCCTGGGATTACCTGAAGGTACTGCGCGACCGCTGCGAGGCCGAAGATCGCCCCATTTCCGATTTCATTCACGGCGTCATCACAGACATAGAAATGCCCGGCATGGATGGTCTGGCCCTGTGCAAGCACATCAAGGATGAAAGAGTCCTTAAAAAGTTGCCTGTGGCCATCTTCTCTTCCATGATCAACGAGCCTCTTGCCAAGAAATGCGCTGTTGTGGGGGCTGACGTGCAGTATACCAAGCCCGACCTCAAAGTGCTTTCCGTCAAGCTGTACGATCTGGTGACCGAAGCCTGGGGCTGAGGCCTTTTTCGCTTAAAATATTCTGAAGGCCCTCTCCCATTGGTCAATCAATGAGAGAGGGCCTTCTTGTATTGAAATATCTGCGATTTTAACGCGCAACCCCCTCTCGGGTAGGGACACGAGAGGGGGCGCGCATGGGGCGGCCAGGGGTAGGGGCCGCCTTTTGTCACTATGATCAGGGCTGATTAGCCCATCTTGGTGGCGTCAATCACGTTGTAGTCGAGGCCCAGTTCCTTGCCGGGGATACCCAGGGCAAGGCCCACAAGCTGCGAAAGGTGCAGCACGGGCACACGGGCTTTCGACTTGGCTATATCCTGCGCTGCTTCCTGATAAATGTCGAGCTGCATCTGGCAGAGCGGGCAGGGGGTTACGATGCAGGCTGCGCCGGAGGTCGCCGCGCTGTCCACAATCTGGCTGGTCATGTGCATGACGGATTTTTCCGCCGGATACACGGCATGGAAGCCGCAGCAGTCCAGCCGCTTGGCAAAGGGAACCGTCTGCCCGCCAAGGGCGGCCACCACGGTTTCAAAGCTCGAGGGATTCACCGAGCTTTCAAAGCCAAGGGCGGATTCTGGCCGCAGGCTGTGACAGCCGTAGAAGGCCGCCACTTTAAGGCCCGTAAGCGGCTTGGTCACCTTGCTCTTGAGGGTTTGGGCGTTTTGCGCCAGAACCCAGAGCAGGCTGGTGATGTCGCTGGTGCCGTTATAGGTCATGTTGCCCTTGGCAAGAAAGGTGTTGATACGGTCCTTCTTGCCGCCGTCAAGCTCTGCCTTGGCGCGGCGCAGCATGAGCAGGCAGGTGCTGCACGAGGTCAACACGGGCAGGCCCATTTTTTCGGCCAGGGCGATGTTGCGGGCGTTGGCAACCAAGGTCGCCACGGGGTCCACATCCTGAGCCTGTGAAGCGCCGCAGCAGCTCCAGCCGGGGATTTCCTTGAGTTTGATGCCAAGCCTCGGGGCCACGGCCTCAAGAGCCATCTTGGATTCCTTGGCGGCCTGAGTCAGCACGCAGCCGGGAAAAAAGGCGAATTCGGTCTGCATACGGCTACTCCTTCTCTGCGGCATGGGC from Desulfovibrio sp. UIB00 harbors:
- the sdhE gene encoding 8-methylmenaquinol:fumarate reductase membrane anchor subunit, with amino-acid sequence MQTEFAFFPGCVLTQAAKESKMALEAVAPRLGIKLKEIPGWSCCGASQAQDVDPVATLVANARNIALAEKMGLPVLTSCSTCLLMLRRAKAELDGGKKDRINTFLAKGNMTYNGTSDITSLLWVLAQNAQTLKSKVTKPLTGLKVAAFYGCHSLRPESALGFESSVNPSSFETVVAALGGQTVPFAKRLDCCGFHAVYPAEKSVMHMTSQIVDSAATSGAACIVTPCPLCQMQLDIYQEAAQDIAKSKARVPVLHLSQLVGLALGIPGKELGLDYNVIDATKMG
- the cysK gene encoding cysteine synthase A, whose product is MLTSILQTIGNTPMLRLDLSRDLPGTVWLKLENRNPGGSIKDRVAFHLVGEALEEGRVEPGGVLVEATSGNMGIGMALVASVRGFRCILTMPESMSVERRNLLRALGAELVLTPAEQGMSGAVAAAKRIADEQDAFVLGQFTNPQAVVAHYKTTGPEIFKDSVGKMDVLVAGVGSGSTITGVGRYLKERIPGFRVVAVEPAASPVLSGGKPGPHLIQGIGADFVPAILDRALLDEIIQMDGEEAIRTARLLMENGIMAGISTGSNVRAALDLATRPEMQDKNIVTFACDTGERYMSTRLFQGI
- a CDS encoding chemotaxis protein → MAQTNILLETGTNELEIVEFFVNQDGYEAHYGLNVAKVVEIGRRQPVTAMPEMRHKALLGAFLHRNGRVVPLIDMAQFLGSGPIENEDAKVIVTEFNGVCTGFLVSGVNRIYRLSWTDVEAPGQFLQNVSRSSVTGVVRLEERVIFLLDLEAIVAELHPAMAMRFDASDMRHSGEKVYNILHVDDSSSIRSLLLDLLNKEGRFTVTQKVNGQEAWDYLKVLRDRCEAEDRPISDFIHGVITDIEMPGMDGLALCKHIKDERVLKKLPVAIFSSMINEPLAKKCAVVGADVQYTKPDLKVLSVKLYDLVTEAWG